GCTCCCTTCAGTAAAAGGTGAAAGCATAACAACAAGTTTATCCAGTGTCTTTGCATCAACCAGGCATTCGAACACACTATACTGGACCCTCACCCCATGATCCAATAATATATTTGCCACCTTTTTCCGCATCCCATCATCGGAAATATCATAAGAAATTACTACAAACACCATTTACCGCACCAGAAATGGTTGATATTCTTCCCTGTTAAGGATTGTCCGCTCCATATTCAAGACCTGCCTCTGGAAGAGCTTGCGGTAACTGGTATTAGAATTTTCATCTCGATCCAAGAAAAGCTTTTCATCCGCTCTTCATAGGCAGTGAGAAAACGCTTGAATGCATCCCTGTTCAGGAAAAAGGCACCATTATTTTCCTTGTGGAAATCATCTTCTTTTATGCTTCCCGTATTCACCAGGGTCTGGACAAGTCCATCAACCACAGGATGGCGGAACTCCTCTACCAGGTTCAGGGGAAGAGACATATCTGCCATATCTCAAACGCCTCTCGCCATTTCATGTTGCCAGGGTAAACTCCACTTGTCATCCGTACACAGTCACATCCGGTATAGTCTTTTTGATCTCCATCAGTGCATGGGCCAGCACATAGATCAGTACGCGCTCTTTCACGCACGCAAGTGTGAGGTGCACGCAGTCCGACTGCACTAAACAGCACACATATGAGCCTTAATAATATAATCTTTCAATCCCAGGTACTTTATCGAAACCACCATCGAATGAATAGAGTTTAGTGATTCCAAATTGGTTCATTGTTGCAACAATAGAGGCATCTGTTATAGATAGTCCCTTGTACTTCATGAAAATATCATACGTTTGTTCCAGTAACTGATCAGTCATATGTATAATCTTTATTCGTTCATGTTCTCTAAATAACTTCAGTGTTGCTAATGCAGTATCAAAACCACCTTTTCGCAACAGGAAATTCACCGTCTCTAAAACAACAAAATCATTGATGTGAACAATTTTTATAGAGTTTTCTACAAATTGTCTGATTATTTCATTTGATTGCTCATGCCACTAATCGTTTTTGAGTTTTGCCCCGATCCATACCACACTGTCTATAAACACTATCATATCACCAAATCGTGGTCGTGTACGGCATCTGTTTTATCTATCTCAACTGGGGTAGAAAGCCACTCTTTCAACAAAAAAT
This ANME-2 cluster archaeon DNA region includes the following protein-coding sequences:
- a CDS encoding PIN domain-containing protein; the protein is MIRQFVENSIKIVHINDFVVLETVNFLLRKGGFDTALATLKLFREHERIKIIHMTDQLLEQTYDIFMKYKGLSITDASIVATMNQFGITKLYSFDGGFDKVPGIERLYY
- the cas2 gene encoding CRISPR-associated endonuclease Cas2 — encoded protein: MVFVVISYDISDDGMRKKVANILLDHGVRVQYSVFECLVDAKTLDKLVVMLSPFTEGS